Proteins encoded in a region of the Bombiscardovia apis genome:
- a CDS encoding NCS2 family permease, protein MRELFRLKENNTTVSTEVVAGITTFFAMAYIIAVNPTVLSSAGMPWGAVFIATIIAAIIGTLVMALVANVPYGVAPGVGLNAFFTFTVVKGLGFSWQETLAMVFLCGIINIIVTATKLRKMIIRAIPPVLQHAIGGGIGVFIAYVGLLNVGIIKFTPDDTAAAGANPGLTVFKAPETILFVIGLFITIILLVCNFKGRWSFLNKSAFIIAIIAVTIIGIPMGVTTMAKSINLGEAFSQLPQTFLAIFKPEGFPALFSDPAKLPIVLVTIFAFSLSDTFDTIGTFVGTGRRSGIFSDSDEQALENGTGFSSKMDKALFADATATSIGALFGTSNTTTYVESASGIAAGGRTGLTSVVIAGCFALSALFAPVISAVPQAATAPVLVIVGCMMMSTFGEIDWSDLSEAIPAFFSAIFMGFSYSISYGVAAGFITYCLTMTCKGKAKEVHPIIWCVGALFILDFALQAMF, encoded by the coding sequence ATGCGCGAGCTATTCAGGCTTAAAGAGAATAATACCACAGTTTCAACGGAAGTGGTCGCGGGCATAACCACTTTCTTTGCGATGGCTTATATCATCGCAGTCAATCCCACGGTGCTCTCCTCGGCTGGTATGCCTTGGGGGGCCGTTTTTATTGCAACCATCATTGCAGCTATCATCGGCACGCTAGTCATGGCTCTCGTAGCCAACGTGCCCTACGGTGTGGCTCCGGGCGTGGGCCTCAACGCCTTCTTCACCTTCACCGTGGTCAAAGGCTTGGGCTTTTCTTGGCAGGAGACCTTGGCTATGGTCTTCCTCTGCGGCATCATCAACATCATCGTTACGGCCACCAAGCTGCGTAAGATGATTATCCGAGCTATTCCGCCCGTCTTGCAGCACGCTATTGGCGGCGGCATCGGCGTATTCATCGCTTACGTGGGCCTGCTCAACGTCGGCATCATCAAGTTCACCCCAGACGATACGGCGGCTGCGGGAGCCAATCCGGGCCTTACAGTGTTCAAAGCGCCCGAGACCATACTCTTCGTTATCGGCCTCTTCATTACCATCATCCTGCTGGTCTGCAACTTCAAGGGCCGCTGGTCCTTCCTCAACAAGAGCGCCTTCATCATCGCTATCATCGCCGTAACTATTATCGGCATTCCAATGGGCGTCACCACGATGGCTAAGTCCATCAACCTAGGGGAGGCCTTCTCCCAGCTGCCGCAGACCTTCCTCGCTATCTTCAAACCCGAAGGTTTCCCAGCTCTCTTCTCAGACCCAGCCAAGTTGCCGATTGTTCTGGTCACGATTTTTGCATTCTCATTGTCTGACACCTTCGACACCATCGGCACGTTCGTGGGCACTGGCCGCCGCTCCGGCATCTTCTCCGATTCCGACGAGCAGGCCCTTGAAAACGGCACTGGTTTCTCTTCAAAGATGGACAAGGCCCTCTTCGCAGACGCTACTGCCACCTCAATCGGCGCTCTCTTCGGCACTTCGAACACCACCACTTACGTAGAGTCCGCCTCGGGCATTGCAGCAGGTGGCCGTACGGGTCTCACCTCGGTAGTGATTGCAGGCTGCTTCGCCCTTTCCGCACTGTTTGCCCCGGTGATTTCCGCTGTGCCTCAGGCGGCCACGGCCCCGGTTTTGGTTATCGTGGGCTGCATGATGATGTCGACCTTCGGCGAGATTGACTGGTCCGACCTTTCCGAGGCCATTCCCGCCTTCTTCTCCGCTATCTTCATGGGCTTCTCCTACTCCATCTCTTACGGTGTGGCCGCAGGCTTCATCACCTACTGCCTGACCATGACCTGCAAGGGCAAAGCTAAAGAAGTTCACCCCATCATCTGGTGCGTGGGCGCGCTCTTCATCTTAGACTTTGCCCTGCAAGCCATGTTCTAA
- a CDS encoding G5 domain-containing protein produces the protein MPSHRRSRTEALRALTKRQWIRLAAGCAVVTMVIGAGFASRGFYQSQDSTPHPGATAYSATQPESTEVSRDSVRTALSNRAGGSGAGTSYVTVQINGVNKVVLGEHFTTVKSVLDAGNITLETGDQVSPSLDEKVSEATTIKIERCDSEVKTENSAIPFNTIEEKTDSLPSGTKKVKTEGKEGVMETTSLVTKAGSKDISSNIFASFVKEAPVNKVIQVGTGSVAVSAPAAASGAPAGAAATTAPVGESQNIAHQIVVSKGLGEGEFTCLVQLWNKESGWRTNAANPSGAYGIPQALPGSKMASAGADWQTNPSTQINWGLGYIAGRYGTPCGAWAHSQSSGWY, from the coding sequence ATGCCGTCCCATCGCAGGAGCCGAACTGAGGCTTTGAGAGCGCTGACCAAGCGTCAGTGGATACGACTTGCAGCAGGTTGTGCAGTAGTCACTATGGTGATTGGTGCTGGCTTTGCTTCCCGCGGGTTCTACCAGTCTCAAGACTCAACGCCACATCCTGGAGCGACCGCATACTCTGCAACTCAGCCTGAATCTACGGAAGTTTCCCGCGATTCGGTGCGTACTGCCCTCTCCAACCGCGCAGGTGGATCAGGCGCAGGCACTTCGTATGTAACCGTACAAATCAACGGTGTCAACAAAGTAGTCTTGGGCGAACATTTCACTACAGTGAAGTCCGTACTCGACGCCGGCAACATCACTTTGGAAACTGGAGATCAGGTCTCCCCCTCTCTCGATGAGAAGGTTTCCGAAGCTACCACCATCAAGATTGAACGCTGCGATTCTGAGGTCAAGACCGAGAATTCCGCCATTCCCTTCAACACTATTGAAGAAAAAACCGACTCCCTCCCCTCCGGCACCAAAAAGGTGAAGACCGAGGGTAAGGAAGGCGTGATGGAAACTACCAGCTTGGTTACCAAGGCTGGTTCAAAAGACATTTCTAGCAACATTTTCGCTTCGTTCGTCAAGGAAGCTCCTGTTAACAAGGTCATTCAGGTAGGCACTGGTTCCGTTGCTGTAAGCGCACCAGCCGCTGCCTCGGGTGCTCCTGCAGGCGCTGCTGCTACTACCGCTCCCGTGGGCGAATCACAGAATATAGCCCACCAAATCGTCGTGTCTAAGGGCTTGGGCGAGGGCGAATTCACCTGCCTAGTACAGCTGTGGAATAAGGAATCTGGCTGGCGGACCAACGCAGCCAACCCATCCGGTGCTTACGGCATTCCTCAGGCTTTGCCCGGCTCTAAGATGGCCTCCGCTGGCGCTGACTGGCAGACCAACCCCAGCACTCAAATTAACTGGGGCTTGGGATACATCGCAGGCCGCTACGGCACACCTTGCGGTGCTTGGGCACACTCCCAGTCCTCCGGCTGGTATTAA
- the trxA gene encoding thioredoxin translates to MATVNLNSQNFQETIENNDLVFVDFWATWCRPCKAFGPIYQKASEANSDIVFGKVDIDQCQDLAAAADIQAVPTLMIAKQGQIIFKQAGALRASDLDDVISQARAVNLEEAAEETAK, encoded by the coding sequence ATGGCAACGGTAAATCTTAACTCGCAAAACTTCCAAGAAACTATTGAAAACAACGACTTAGTATTCGTGGACTTTTGGGCCACTTGGTGCAGGCCTTGCAAGGCTTTTGGGCCCATTTACCAGAAAGCTTCTGAGGCCAACAGTGACATCGTCTTCGGTAAGGTCGATATTGACCAATGTCAAGATTTGGCTGCCGCGGCAGACATTCAGGCGGTTCCAACCCTGATGATTGCCAAGCAGGGTCAGATTATTTTTAAGCAGGCCGGCGCTTTGCGTGCCTCTGACTTAGACGACGTTATCAGCCAAGCTCGCGCAGTCAATCTTGAGGAAGCTGCAGAAGAGACCGCCAAGTAA
- a CDS encoding NUDIX hydrolase family protein — MPVLHDEIPDDSDFDADRARGEFSNITPEDFIRGSGQDNPPGWLSSQEIEWARRKLPMTYVEVVPARIDTAGRVAQVGTLLCVDDEGNIERTLITGRVLYHESIREALARNISKDLGELALPVLPPSPQPFSVAEFFPTPSVSEYYDPRQHSIALCYLVPVAGDCKSQDETLDVEWVEPQSETLDLFIDQMPGGHGKILQQALLWAGVL; from the coding sequence ATGCCAGTGCTACATGATGAAATACCCGACGACTCCGACTTCGACGCGGACCGGGCGCGCGGTGAGTTCTCTAACATCACGCCTGAAGACTTCATCCGCGGCTCCGGCCAAGATAATCCGCCCGGTTGGCTGAGTTCACAAGAGATAGAGTGGGCCCGGCGCAAGCTGCCGATGACTTACGTAGAAGTAGTGCCGGCCCGAATCGACACCGCAGGGCGCGTTGCCCAGGTTGGCACCCTTCTGTGCGTTGACGACGAAGGCAATATCGAGCGCACTCTGATTACCGGCCGCGTGCTCTACCACGAGAGCATTCGCGAGGCTCTGGCCCGCAATATTTCCAAAGACTTGGGCGAACTTGCACTCCCAGTGCTGCCTCCCAGCCCTCAGCCCTTCAGCGTGGCCGAGTTTTTCCCTACCCCCAGCGTCTCTGAATACTACGACCCCCGCCAGCATTCCATCGCCTTGTGTTACTTAGTGCCGGTAGCTGGCGATTGCAAGTCTCAAGACGAAACTCTCGACGTGGAATGGGTGGAGCCCCAAAGCGAGACGCTTGATCTTTTTATTGACCAAATGCCCGGCGGCCACGGAAAGATTTTGCAGCAGGCTTTGCTTTGGGCCGGAGTCTTGTAA
- a CDS encoding alpha/beta hydrolase, which produces MKIVNHVVAQGSGIPVVLVHAFPVDHRMWLECARQLTEQAQADGLEPFPIYAPDTPGAGVSPVPSEGETGGADQDGAYPQALDRMADSYAQLLTDLGHTRAIWVGLSMGGYLVTAIQRLYPQMVAGFALCDTTTAADKPESRANRLCIARECESTGSVDSVMHFAQAGPQDSTVKRSAECVATFTNWIESQSPEGIAWRQRMAAGRPDQSKVLDSVRVPSAVISGELDPSSPPEAMRPIVDALQASRPEFTRIADCGHFSAVEHPSQVASALLALVNRVGQAALTVER; this is translated from the coding sequence ATGAAGATAGTAAACCACGTTGTAGCGCAGGGCTCGGGGATTCCGGTAGTGCTGGTCCACGCCTTCCCCGTAGACCATCGTATGTGGCTGGAGTGCGCCCGGCAGCTGACTGAGCAAGCGCAGGCGGATGGATTGGAACCTTTCCCCATATATGCGCCTGATACGCCTGGAGCCGGGGTCAGTCCGGTGCCCAGCGAAGGCGAGACCGGAGGAGCAGATCAAGACGGCGCTTATCCGCAAGCGTTGGACCGCATGGCCGATTCCTACGCTCAATTGCTTACTGACTTAGGACATACACGAGCCATTTGGGTAGGGCTTTCGATGGGCGGATACCTCGTAACTGCCATCCAGCGCCTCTACCCGCAAATGGTGGCAGGTTTTGCCTTGTGCGACACCACAACGGCCGCAGACAAGCCTGAAAGCCGGGCCAACCGCCTGTGCATCGCTCGCGAGTGCGAAAGTACCGGCAGCGTTGATAGCGTTATGCACTTTGCTCAGGCCGGCCCCCAAGATTCCACGGTTAAGCGTTCTGCTGAGTGCGTTGCAACCTTTACTAACTGGATTGAATCGCAGAGCCCTGAGGGAATCGCTTGGCGGCAGCGGATGGCAGCGGGCCGCCCAGATCAGAGTAAGGTGTTGGATAGCGTGCGAGTGCCGAGTGCGGTCATTTCCGGCGAACTTGATCCTTCAAGCCCTCCCGAGGCTATGCGCCCAATCGTCGATGCCTTGCAAGCCAGTCGGCCCGAGTTCACTAGGATTGCTGACTGCGGCCACTTCAGCGCTGTCGAGCATCCCAGCCAGGTGGCCAGCGCCCTGCTTGCCTTGGTCAATCGCGTGGGCCAAGCAGCGCTTACTGTTGAAAGGTAA
- the nudC gene encoding NAD(+) diphosphatase, producing MDSPQSLFTPLSLTQALPFLPLAQSQVDYASEQRSNPDLFQQFEQEGSVSVMLVSGQRVALPFKSLEQAKLGGGLLRLALLPGEYLPSCLRPLAGAPSALYFLGSAGNQHFFALDLDLAGRQLSDEPGREQVEQFAQSAQSRFKWLDVKEFAPRGLSRDVGLATSALALSIWHNAQRYCSYCGAPIAPCENGWAQQCTQENPARILFPRIEPAVITAIVDSQDRLLLEHNSAWEPSLYSLCAGFVEPGENLEHAAKREAMEELQLPLGEIRYLGSQPWPFPASLMVAFKARALSEAFVVDYEETDCACWMTRDEYTAALATGRMSAPGKASVARYMIEQWYGREL from the coding sequence TTGGATTCTCCACAGAGTTTGTTCACTCCGCTCTCACTCACTCAGGCCTTGCCTTTCTTGCCCTTAGCGCAGTCTCAGGTGGATTATGCCAGCGAGCAGCGCTCGAATCCCGACCTCTTCCAACAGTTTGAGCAGGAGGGCTCTGTTTCGGTGATGCTGGTGAGTGGCCAGCGGGTGGCTTTACCTTTCAAATCATTGGAACAGGCCAAATTGGGTGGCGGCCTGCTGCGTTTGGCCCTACTGCCAGGCGAATACCTGCCCTCGTGTTTGCGGCCGCTCGCTGGAGCGCCTTCTGCCCTGTATTTCTTAGGATCGGCAGGGAACCAACACTTCTTCGCGCTCGATCTTGATTTGGCTGGCCGACAGTTGAGTGACGAGCCAGGTCGGGAACAGGTGGAGCAGTTCGCCCAGAGTGCCCAAAGTCGTTTTAAATGGCTGGATGTGAAGGAGTTTGCTCCACGTGGACTCTCGCGTGATGTGGGCCTTGCCACGAGTGCACTCGCACTCAGTATTTGGCACAATGCGCAGCGGTACTGCTCCTACTGTGGTGCCCCGATTGCGCCCTGCGAGAACGGTTGGGCTCAGCAGTGCACCCAAGAAAACCCTGCTCGTATCCTCTTCCCCCGCATCGAACCGGCCGTTATTACTGCGATTGTCGACAGTCAAGACCGCCTGTTGTTGGAGCACAATAGCGCTTGGGAACCCAGCCTCTATTCGCTCTGCGCTGGCTTCGTGGAGCCAGGCGAAAACCTTGAGCATGCTGCCAAACGCGAGGCAATGGAGGAGCTGCAACTGCCCTTAGGCGAGATACGCTATTTAGGCTCTCAGCCTTGGCCTTTCCCTGCTTCGCTGATGGTGGCTTTCAAGGCGCGGGCCCTGAGCGAGGCTTTCGTGGTGGACTATGAAGAGACGGATTGCGCTTGCTGGATGACCCGTGATGAATACACGGCAGCGCTGGCAACCGGGCGTATGTCCGCTCCGGGCAAGGCTTCCGTAGCTCGCTATATGATTGAACAATGGTACGGGCGAGAGTTATAA